The DNA segment CAATGCCCAGGGTGCCGAGCACATCCAGCCCGCGCAGCATCTCGACGGGAATGGCAACATCTTCGCTGGACGCGTCCCCACCGGTCGGCGAGTCGCTCGCTGGCGGCAAGTAACGATCGGCATCGATCGCATCCAGTACGAGGTCGAATCGCAATGCCATGCGCTCGAAATCTTCGACCGACAGCGTACCTGAGATGTTGCTGTCATCGAGGTCGATAGCCAGGGATTCCAGTGCGGCCCGTTGCGCCGTTCCGGAGAATTTGAAACTTGCGGCCACGTCATTCAGCACCTTGTCATCAGCAGTGACGGGCGCTTCGATATCCAGTGCGGCCATGGCGCGCTGCGGGGTGAAAGAGGGCAGCTTGGCATCACCCTGGTACGCGAGTGCTGCGGACCAGTTCCTGACCTGCATGTCGAGTTGCGGCGACATGCCCAGGACCTCGACAGTCAGCGATTTGATCTCGGCCACCTCGGCTTTTAGCCCGGCCTCGATTCGTTCCCAGCGAATCGACACGGGAAGCTCCCCATTGCCGGGCACTGCCTCCCCCGAGAGAAGCAGCTCGAGCTCGCCGGCATCGAGCCCGTAGGCATCGCCTTCCGGATCTGCCCGGAGCCGGGTCGCCAGGGCCGCGGTGCCGCCAATATTCGACGAAGCCAGCTCGAATTCGGTATTCAAGGACAAGCTGGTATCGAGCGGCAGACTGATGGCATCAATATCAAGGTTGAATGCCTGCATGACAAACTCGACACCTGCCGCAGCATCGCTGTAACGGAGCTCGGCATTCTCGACCAGCACACCCTGTACTCGGAAGTCGGGGCCTTTGGTCGCCGGTTCGCTGGAGCTCTCCTGCCCGGTGCCATCGCCGGCCGCCAGGTCTGACCAGTTGTCTTCACCATTGGCATGGCGAGACAGGCGAACTGTCGGGCCGACCAGGACAACCTTGGCAATTTCCACGCGATCCGAAAACAACGACAGGAGTCGAACGCGGATGTCGACGCGCTCCAGGCTGGCAAACACGCTGTCATCGAATCCCGCAGGATTGCCCAGCGACGCACCATTCACGGTAACGCCCAGCCATGGAAAAACCGAAAGTTCGAGATCACCTTCGATGGCGAACTTGCGACCTGTCGCCTCCTCGACCTCGGCAACAATCCGAGGCTTGAAGTCATTCGCATCCACCAGCATTGGCGCCACCAGCGCCGCCAGGATCACCAGGCCCAGGAGTACCCCCAGGAAGAGCAATGATCGCTTCAAAAGCTTGTGCATAGCAGACCTCGGCAAACAGGAAGTGGCCCCCAGTATAAGGAAGCCATCGCACAGATTGCAGGGATCAGAGCAGTAGAATTGAGCGGTGCCCCGACCAGGATATGGGTGGTAGTTGCACCCAACCAGCCATA comes from the Gammaproteobacteria bacterium genome and includes:
- a CDS encoding AsmA family protein, whose product is MHKLLKRSLLFLGVLLGLVILAALVAPMLVDANDFKPRIVAEVEEATGRKFAIEGDLELSVFPWLGVTVNGASLGNPAGFDDSVFASLERVDIRVRLLSLFSDRVEIAKVVLVGPTVRLSRHANGEDNWSDLAAGDGTGQESSSEPATKGPDFRVQGVLVENAELRYSDAAAGVEFVMQAFNLDIDAISLPLDTSLSLNTEFELASSNIGGTAALATRLRADPEGDAYGLDAGELELLLSGEAVPGNGELPVSIRWERIEAGLKAEVAEIKSLTVEVLGMSPQLDMQVRNWSAALAYQGDAKLPSFTPQRAMAALDIEAPVTADDKVLNDVAASFKFSGTAQRAALESLAIDLDDSNISGTLSVEDFERMALRFDLVLDAIDADRYLPPASDSPTGGDASSEDVAIPVEMLRGLDVLGTLGIGKLTFMGIRSSDIEVGVDARKDQLRLHPARASLYEGSYSGDIRVDARRDTAR